In Cytobacillus oceanisediminis, the following proteins share a genomic window:
- the groES gene encoding co-chaperone GroES: protein MLKPLGDRIIIELVETEEKTASGIVLPDTAKEKPQEGKVVAVGTGRVLENGERVDLEVADGDRIIFSKYAGTEVKYEGKEYLILRENDILAVIG from the coding sequence TTGTTAAAGCCACTAGGTGATCGAATCATTATCGAGCTTGTTGAAACTGAAGAAAAAACTGCAAGCGGCATCGTACTGCCGGACACTGCTAAAGAGAAGCCTCAAGAAGGTAAAGTTGTAGCTGTGGGAACTGGCCGCGTTCTTGAAAATGGCGAGCGTGTTGACCTTGAAGTTGCTGACGGCGACCGTATCATCTTCTCAAAATATGCTGGTACTGAAGTGAAGTACGAAGGCAAAGAATATTTAATTTTACGCGAAAATGACATTCTTGCTGTAATTGGCTAA
- a CDS encoding YdiK family protein has translation MRSTPLFSGFIYILLGCLFTFIAIQNIQREETWGFFTYFLIIIATFDFGTGLRMVGLHFKMKNKMKK, from the coding sequence ATGAGAAGCACACCTTTGTTTTCAGGCTTTATTTACATCCTTCTCGGATGCCTTTTCACTTTTATAGCGATACAGAATATCCAGCGTGAAGAAACCTGGGGATTCTTTACTTATTTTCTGATCATAATTGCCACATTCGATTTTGGCACCGGTCTGCGGATGGTTGGCCTGCATTTTAAAATGAAAAATAAAATGAAAAAATGA
- the moaC gene encoding cyclic pyranopterin monophosphate synthase MoaC yields MADFTHFNQEGRAKMVDVSDKPETARTAIAQSSIAVNQEIYEKITSNTMKKGDVLAVAQTAGIMASKKTWDIIPMCHPLPLKGVDISFSWKAEEEEFVLIITASVKTKGNTGVEMEALTAASVCALTVYDMCKAVDKGMVIGPTFLIEKTGGKNGDFKRN; encoded by the coding sequence ATGGCGGATTTTACTCATTTTAATCAAGAGGGCAGGGCAAAAATGGTGGATGTCAGTGATAAACCTGAGACGGCACGGACGGCCATCGCTCAATCAAGTATTGCTGTTAATCAGGAGATATACGAGAAGATAACATCCAACACTATGAAAAAAGGGGATGTACTCGCTGTTGCACAAACTGCAGGCATTATGGCGAGCAAGAAAACATGGGACATTATTCCGATGTGCCATCCGCTGCCGCTTAAGGGCGTGGACATTTCATTTTCATGGAAGGCGGAAGAGGAAGAGTTTGTCCTGATCATTACTGCTTCTGTAAAAACGAAGGGAAATACGGGTGTGGAAATGGAAGCGTTAACAGCCGCTTCTGTCTGTGCGCTGACCGTATATGACATGTGCAAGGCTGTAGATAAAGGAATGGTGATTGGGCCAACCTTTTTAATAGAGAAAACAGGCGGGAAAAACGGAGATTTTAAAAGAAATTAA
- a CDS encoding redox-sensing transcriptional repressor Rex, with amino-acid sequence MANEPIKIPQATAKRLPLYYRFLKNLHSSGKQRVSSAELSEAVKVDSATIRRDFSYFGALGKKGYGYNVNYLLSFFRKTLDQDELTKVALVGVGNLGTAFLNYNFLKNNNTKIEVAFDVDESKVGTKIGDVPVHHMDDLEEVIVKNNIQVAILTVPAPPAQAITDRMVNAKIKGILNFTPARLTVPASIRIHHIDLAVELQSLVYFLKNYPEEV; translated from the coding sequence ATGGCCAATGAACCAATTAAGATACCGCAAGCAACAGCTAAACGGCTGCCTTTATATTACCGCTTTCTAAAAAACCTTCACTCATCAGGCAAACAAAGAGTCTCTTCAGCAGAATTGAGTGAGGCGGTAAAAGTGGATTCTGCAACAATCCGCCGCGACTTTTCGTACTTTGGTGCGTTAGGGAAAAAAGGATATGGATATAATGTGAATTACCTGCTGAGCTTCTTTCGAAAGACTCTTGACCAGGATGAGCTGACTAAAGTAGCTTTGGTCGGGGTAGGTAATTTAGGAACAGCTTTTCTTAACTATAATTTCCTTAAAAATAATAATACCAAAATAGAAGTGGCTTTTGATGTTGATGAGAGTAAGGTTGGTACGAAAATCGGAGATGTGCCGGTCCATCATATGGATGACCTTGAAGAAGTTATTGTAAAAAATAATATTCAGGTGGCGATTTTAACGGTGCCGGCACCGCCTGCCCAGGCTATTACCGATCGGATGGTGAATGCGAAAATAAAAGGAATCCTTAATTTTACACCTGCGAGGCTCACTGTGCCAGCCTCGATTCGGATTCACCATATCGATCTGGCAGTGGAATTGCAGTCACTTGTTTATTTTCTGAAAAATTATCCTGAAGAAGTGTAA
- a CDS encoding CPBP family intramembrane glutamic endopeptidase, translating to MKKEYWIILIAYIAMQLSSLFGVPLVLFIADALGQNPENMQILAVAYWLVISFTVTLIITLLLLRKEMKRGLDRDASSAASSVGWAIGGIFLALIAQATAASIENMIGIEMGSENTQQIIRIIEASPIVILISSVIGPILEEIVFRKIIFGSLHKRFNFFLSALISSVIFALAHFEPEHVLLYSAMGFTFAFLYVKTKRIIVPIFAHVAMNTFVAVVQLNQENMQKWLEEMEKMQSFISFF from the coding sequence TTGAAGAAGGAATATTGGATTATATTAATAGCTTATATTGCCATGCAGCTGTCCAGTTTGTTTGGCGTTCCGCTTGTGTTATTTATTGCAGATGCCCTTGGACAGAATCCCGAAAACATGCAAATCCTGGCTGTAGCCTACTGGCTTGTCATCAGTTTTACGGTTACACTGATCATTACGCTTCTATTATTAAGAAAAGAGATGAAAAGAGGCCTGGATAGGGATGCTTCTTCCGCAGCAAGCTCAGTGGGCTGGGCAATAGGGGGCATATTTTTGGCCTTGATCGCTCAAGCTACTGCTGCAAGCATTGAAAATATGATTGGCATTGAAATGGGGTCTGAAAATACGCAGCAGATTATCCGGATTATTGAAGCATCGCCAATCGTTATTTTAATCAGTTCAGTCATTGGGCCAATCCTTGAGGAAATCGTCTTTAGAAAAATTATTTTCGGTTCTCTTCATAAGCGCTTCAACTTCTTCCTATCGGCCCTGATCAGCTCAGTCATTTTTGCACTTGCCCATTTTGAGCCTGAACATGTACTGCTGTACTCGGCAATGGGGTTCACCTTTGCCTTCTTATATGTCAAAACGAAGCGGATTATTGTGCCGATTTTCGCCCATGTGGCGATGAACACCTTTGTTGCGGTTGTCCAGCTGAATCAGGAGAATATGCAAAAATGGTTAGAAGAAATGGAAAAAATGCAGAGCTTTATCAGCTTTTTCTAG